The stretch of DNA GTATGCATTATGGAAAAAATTTTGAAAATGCCTTAAATCAGGCAGAAAAAATTATTAATAATTATTCTTCACGAAGCATTTTTTATGTGGTGCCGCTTTGTCTTCAAGACGGATATAACCCATTCTGGGCAGAAAAAAATACCGCACTCAGTCAATTGAAATCCATAAAACTATCCTTTGCTACCGGCTCATTAAAAACATTATATGAAAAATTTTTACTGGAACATACGGATATCCCAAAAGAATTCGTGTACATAGGTGATGGCCAGATTATAAACTTCATAGGCCTTAAAGAGTTAACAAATTTCTACTGGTTTCAAATTCCTGGTGGTAGCAACATCGCTATTGAAAATGTATCACTGAAAGAACCTTATTTTATTCCCAAAGATAATTATGAATTAAGTGTAAATATCAAAAATTATGGTTCAAAACCATTTTCTACAAAAATTGAACTCACTGCGGGCAATTTTTATAGAGACCAAAAATCAATAATTCCTGCTGGGCAGAATATAGATATATCTTTCTCAATACCTTCCTATATCCGCAATGGCATAATAAAGATTGAAGAAGATAGCCTATCTGATGATAATCAATATTATTTTTCTAAATCACTGCTTGAAAAGATAAGATTGTTAATAGTGGGTGATTCAAAATATATTAAAATAGCATTAGCCCCTTCCCCGGAAATAAAAACCCCATTTGAAATAGCGAAAGCAAATAGTATAAAAGAATTGGACATTAGACCATATCATATTATTTTAATTAATGGAATAGAAGAAATCACTGAATTTGAACTTATAAAACTACAGAATTTTCTTTTCCAGCCAAAGAGCGGTCTGATACTATTTTTAGGACCAATAATCGGCTCCAATTTAAAAAATTGGATATACAATTATGCTAATCTTGAGGAATTTCTGAATCTTGAAGGTTATGTTACTATAAAATGGATTGATACTGATTATTCTTTCTTTTCTTTATTCAAAGAAGATGCTGGTTTAAGAGGAGTAAAAATTTTCAAAATGTGGAAAATGAAACCTAAGTCAAAGACTCTGATAAAACTTGATAACGATCTGCCGCTTTTAATAAATCAAAATAATATTATGATTTTCCCGACTGTGTTCAGTGATACCTATACCGATATTGTCTATAATCCCAATTTTATCCCCCTTTTGCATTCCGTTATTTATGGTCTGTTGAACAAAAATGTTGATAATGAATATCACATAGACGAAATTGAACAAAAGGTTAAACTGAAAGAAAAATCAAATATTATAAAACCTGGGTTTTATAAATTAGATGGAGATACTATAAGCGTCAATATAAACCCTGTTGAGAGTAATCTATCATCATTAACAACGGAAATGGCAAAAAATTTAGGTATAAAAATTCTAAACACCGAATCAATTGGTGGTTTTACCGATTTAACAAATCTTTTTTTGCTCCTTTTATTATGTTCATTTTTGTTTGAAATAATACTTTTATTATTGTAATCAATAAATAAAGACTTTAATAACCTGAGGTTTTGAATAAACCAAACTAATAAACTCAGGCAATATAATCTCCGGGGAAAGAAAATATTCACCGGGGACTAAATCCGATACCTTAATGCGCGCAATTATATCTTCTTTGTTCAGATTATCAAGGCGATCTCGGGTTCCAGAAATAATCAGTGTATCAATGACTGTATTCATAATCCTAACCCTCTGTCCAGTGTTTTTCAAAACAATTACATTAATTTCGGTAAAAGTTTTAAGAGATACAGAATCAATGACCACACGTATTCTTATATTATCGCGGGAAATTTCTATGGGCTCAGCGATAGGTTCAATCTTCAAACTCTTTTCAAATGTCGCGGATTTGTTACTTACGTTGAGTGACTCTGTAACAACCCCTTCTAATTTTTGTAAAATTTTTTTTGCACCGGATACATTTAATGTATCAAGGACCTCAATCTTTGATATAACCCAACCATCTTTTGGATGTCCTTTTATCGGAACGAAAGTTTTGACGACTTTTATTATCTTTTCATCAATGTCAACATTAATAAATTTTGCATTGTAATTTACTGACAAATCCTTGATTGGTATTGTTAAATCCTTTGTTGATATAACATTTCTGCCTGGTACAACATCAGCGAGGTTACATATTATTTTTGGTGGAGATGCCCATATACCAAAAAGATTTTTACCTTTTCCATTAAAACTAACCTTTAATTTCGGCACCGATTCTGTAATTATATAATTATCAGAAAGATTAGTATAAACAATAGGTATTTCACGTTCATAAGTATATGTTCCATCAATTGCTACAAAAAGCCACAACCCGAATGATAAGATTAAAGCGAAAATCTTGCGCGCCGGATCTACAATAAAAAAATTTACAACTTTTTTCAGAACATTTTGCATAGAAATACCATTATCCCCTTTTGAATATGGAGACGATTTTCAGCCTGGTCGAATACTATTGAATGAGGACCATCAATTACTTCATCCGTAATTTCTTCGCCACGATGTGCAGGGAGGCAGTGCATAATCAAATAATCTTTCTTCTGCGCATTTTTTAAAAGTTCACTATTTAATTGAAACGGTCTAAAAATTTTCTTTCTGCTTTCTGCTTCAGATTCTTGTCCCATTGATGCCCAAACATCAGTATAAATGACATCGGCGTCCTTTACAGCTTCTGCTGGATTACTTGTCCATTCAACCTTTTTTGCCCTTGCCATGTATTCTCTGTTTGGTTCATAACCCTCGGGTGTTGACACATTAAGTTTAAAATCAAGCAATGCCGAGGCAGCAACGAATGAGTTACATACATTATTGCCGTCACCAATGAATGCCAGTGTTATTTTATTCAAGTCTCCCTTTTTCTCAATTACTGTAAACAGGTCACAAAGAATCTGACAGGGATGCTCAAGGTCACATAAACCATTTATTACCGGAATATCAGCATTTTCAGCGAGTTCTCTTATCGTTTTATGACTGAACACCCTTGCCATTATTATGTCCACCCAACGCGAAAGATTTTTTGCTACATCTTTAACCGTTTCTCTCTTCCCTAATTGTATATCCGCAGGTGCAAGATATATAGCGTGTCCACCGAGTTGAGTCATTCCGGTCTCAAAGGTAACCCGGGTTCTTAAAGATGGTTTTTCAAATATCATTGCCAAAGTTTTATCTTTTAATAATTTATGCTCAATTCCCTTTTTCTGTTTTCCTTTCAAATCCCGGGTTATTTCAAATATTTTGTTAATCTCATCCCGGGTTAAATCAAAGATTGATGTGAGATCTCTTTTCATTTTTTCACTCCTTCATTTTATTATATAGAAAAAAAATGAAAAATCAATATAAAATTTTTTGTTACACCAAAAATACAAATAGCGTCATTATATCATGAGAGAAAAATGGATTGTGTTTCTTGACTTTAATTTTTATCTATGTAATATTGGAAAAGGGGGTATTATGAAGAATTACAAAATATTATTTTTAACAATATTAATATCTCTTACTTTTAGTTATGGAGCAATGCAAACATTCTACGAAAATAATAAATTTCTTATGACATCACCAGGTGCATTATATGTGGG from candidate division WOR-3 bacterium encodes:
- a CDS encoding BatA domain-containing protein — its product is MKFLNPIYLFGLVLIAVPIIIHLMFKKNLKKVLFSSLLFLKTSESQRLRWLKLKEILTLITRCIMVASIFLALARPQYEGNFFTKNKLAAVYLVIDNSFSMHYGKNFENALNQAEKIINNYSSRSIFYVVPLCLQDGYNPFWAEKNTALSQLKSIKLSFATGSLKTLYEKFLLEHTDIPKEFVYIGDGQIINFIGLKELTNFYWFQIPGGSNIAIENVSLKEPYFIPKDNYELSVNIKNYGSKPFSTKIELTAGNFYRDQKSIIPAGQNIDISFSIPSYIRNGIIKIEEDSLSDDNQYYFSKSLLEKIRLLIVGDSKYIKIALAPSPEIKTPFEIAKANSIKELDIRPYHIILINGIEEITEFELIKLQNFLFQPKSGLILFLGPIIGSNLKNWIYNYANLEEFLNLEGYVTIKWIDTDYSFFSLFKEDAGLRGVKIFKMWKMKPKSKTLIKLDNDLPLLINQNNIMIFPTVFSDTYTDIVYNPNFIPLLHSVIYGLLNKNVDNEYHIDEIEQKVKLKEKSNIIKPGFYKLDGDTISVNINPVESNLSSLTTEMAKNLGIKILNTESIGGFTDLTNLFLLLLLCSFLFEIILLLL
- the argF gene encoding ornithine carbamoyltransferase, with the translated sequence MKRDLTSIFDLTRDEINKIFEITRDLKGKQKKGIEHKLLKDKTLAMIFEKPSLRTRVTFETGMTQLGGHAIYLAPADIQLGKRETVKDVAKNLSRWVDIIMARVFSHKTIRELAENADIPVINGLCDLEHPCQILCDLFTVIEKKGDLNKITLAFIGDGNNVCNSFVAASALLDFKLNVSTPEGYEPNREYMARAKKVEWTSNPAEAVKDADVIYTDVWASMGQESEAESRKKIFRPFQLNSELLKNAQKKDYLIMHCLPAHRGEEITDEVIDGPHSIVFDQAENRLHIQKGIMVFLCKMF